GCTAACGATGATTTCCAACAAGCAACGACTAATGATCAAGGCAGCGAATACCGATGATCCAATACCGATCGCAAGTGTAACACCAAAGCCCTTAACCGCTTCACGCCCAAATATGATGAGGATCAACGCCGTGATCATGGTTGTCACGTTAGCATCAACGATAGTCGATAAGGCTTTTTCGTAACCTGACTGGAGTGCATTTCGCGCAGACTTACCTGTCCGGAGTTCCTCACGAATACGTTCGAAAATAAGGATGTTGGCATCGACTGCCATACCGATAGTCAAGACGAGGGCCGCAACCCCTGGCAGTGTCAGTGTGGCTCCCACACTGGCAAGAATACCAAGAACAATGAGAAGATTCAGAATAACTGACAGGACGGCTACGAGCCCGGCAAACACATAATAGATGAGCATGAACACAATAACAGCGCTAGATCCCCAAATAGCAGCATTGATCGAAGCATCACGAGCGTCTTCAGCCAGGCTGGGACCAACCTCGTACATTTCGTCGAGAACCAGTTCATACTCCAACGGATTGTTTAGAACGTTAGAAAGTTCGACTGCTTCACGCTGAGAAAAATTACCAGTGATCTGTGCACTCCCATTCAGAATTGGCCCTTCACTCAATCCAACTGCTGAGTAAAGTTTACCATCAAGAACGGAAGCGAGTAAGGCACGCACTCCATACTGTTGCAGCTGTTGATCCGAAGCATGCATCTCGCGGGTAATATCAGCAAAAACGTCACCGCCATCAGATGTCATATCAACAGAGATAGCCCACTGGCCTGTTGGCCCGAGTGTTGGAAAAGAACTATCAATGATACTTCCTGTCGCTTCTGGAATCTTTTTAACAAAGTATCGGGTTTCTTCAATTTCACCTGTATCGCGATCTTCTTCTTCAAGGATCATGACCTCATAAGCAGCAACTGGGCTGTTAGGGTCCATTGGATTTACGCTGAGTGATTTTATATCGCCTGGACGATCTGTAGGGCCCGGACGCTGAAATGTATGTACCTTACGAAACTCCAAACGCGCCGGACGCTGGAAGTTTTTAATAATATCCGGATTGTCTTCTAAATTAATACCCGGGAGCTGAATTTCGATGCCATTGGGTGGGACAGGACGAATGATCGGCTCAGCAACGCCAAGACCATTGACACGCTCGCTCATGATATCGACTGCGTCCTCCAGACGGCTTTCCGCTTCGCCCGGGTTAGTTGCATCTTCATTAATCCGAAAGGTGACAGCTACCCCACCCTGTAGGTCCAGACCTTTCTTCAGCTTGCCTTGTGACTCCTGAAGCAGGACATCCATGAGAATGTTATTCCGTTTCTGAAGATTTTTAACATCGATCAGATTGATGTCCTGGAAGTATGTCCCGTAGAGATCAATTTGCTCTTCCTGCGCAATGTCGCGAATTGCGATAAAGAGAGACGGCGCCTTCTTATCGGCAACCCGTTCACGGGCACGTTCTAAGAGTGCATTAAATTCGGAGACATTGGCTGTCGGACGCGTTTCGATAAACTCCTCGAACGGTGTGTCTTGAACCGGAACGAGATTGAGGACCGCCCATGCAACAATACAGGCGGTAATTACTAATTTCCAAATGATAGAGCCTTTCATGGCGTATAATTCAAATATGGGTCAAAGGTGGGAAACAAAATGCAAGGATGACTAAATAGCTGACAAATTATTTCTATTTGTCTTTGGCAGCTTTTGATGAATCTGAAGCATCCTCTTTGCGGATCACGGTTGCGACAGCGTTCTTAGCCAATTCAATTTTAGTATTTTCCGCGATTTTAAGGATAATCCGGTCGGATTTAACATTGATGACGCTGCCATAGATACCGCCACTCGTCACAACCGAGTCTCCGGATTTCAGAGCTTTAACGAGTGCATCATGCTCCTTTTGCTTCTTACGCTGCGGCGCAATAATAAGGAACCACATCCCGGCAAAGAGAAGAATGAGAACGATAAAGTTCATCCCCATACCTGGAGGTGCTCCCTCGGCCTGAGCAACCAGAGGAGAAATGCTGTTTATTAAATGGTTAAATGACATCACGAAAATTCGGGAAAAACGGGCAACAAAACGAATCGAGCTCCAAAAAGCAAGGGCTTTCGCGCACTAGAATGCATAACAAAAAACCGCCCTACTCGGGCGGCTTGAAAGAAATCGTGTAAAGTAACTGGTCTATTCTGAGATTGGAAGCCAGGTTTGTGTGCTAGACGACCAATAAAAACTGCCTGCCCCCGGGACTTCTACGATGAAAATCCACTCATCGTTTCCGTAATGAAAATGCCATGGAGCAATATCCGGATTTGTATGGAGCCATTCCTTAAGCGCACCAGAAAAGACTGTCATATTATCACCACCTTCTCCTTCTGCATAGAACCAGCCCAGAAGCCCCGAAAACATCCATGGGAACTCGGATGTGTAAACCGACCCGAAACCGTCGGTAGTTGCCCAACCTCCTGAAAAATCATCAACCTCACGGAGAAAGCTTATTCCTTCGCCTACATGAAAAGTGATTTCAATCGCTTCACTTTCGATTGCTGAGCCATCTGCCACCAGGGTGCCGCCTGCCTCAAAAGTCAATTTGTAGATTCCGGGACTCCTAAAGGCCCAATACATGTGTTGATGGCTCTCGGCAGTCCCGAAGTAGATATTATCGTTGGAAGAATTATCTCCGTCAGTGAAAATCACATTTACTGCTCCGAAGCCATCAACAGTGTAAACGCTAAACCAACTTGTTTCATCCTCCCCCGATTCTGATACAGTCGCCAAATTGGATAAAGTAGACAACTCGAAGCCCCTCAACCTGACATAAACCTCATCTTTATCAAAAATGCCAGATTCGAATTCCATGGCGATGCCAGGAGCCGCCGGTCCAGCTGTCGGATCCTGAGGCAGGATGTAGAAAACGGAACCCGCTTCGCCGAGGAAACTGAACTCACCTGAATCGGGTAGAACAAAGCGGCTGTCACCATCTGCGATGATGACTACATCGGCTGGTTCAAGACCTTCTCCGTGCTCATGCTCTTCGCCTTCTTCATGATCATGCTCCTCACCTTCCTCGTGTTCCTCGTCCTCGTCATGCTCTTCGCCTTCGTCATGCTCTTCGCCTTCATCGTGTTCCTCATCTTCGTCTTCATGGCCATCTTCGTCTTCGTCGTGGCCATGCTCATCCTCGTGTTCGGCAAAGATGGCAAACTCTAGAGCAGACTCATCCGCATGATAAACAACGGCGATATCCAGTTCACCTTCATCAAGATAGATGCTCTCCTCATGTTCGTCTTCGGCTACTGCGACGGAGATGGCGATTAAGGCTGACACTGAGCCAGCTAACAGTTGAGTATATTTCATTGGTTTCATGTCTATTTAAGCGTTTTTAAATGGATTATCTTACTAACTTTGCGGTGCAGTAAACCAGCCAGGCCCGTCTTGATAGAACCAGCGAAAATCGTCCTGAAAGAGTCCATATTCGATCCAGGCTTCACGAGAAAATGAATAAAGGGCCGGATAAAGTTCACTGCTGACCCAAAGCCAGCCAATTTCTGAATCCCAAACAAATGCTGAGGTTTCATTAGCATTAGTGAAATACCACCACCCCTGGATCTCGTTATACACCCATGGATAAGCCCCTGCGACGAAAGAGCCGAACCATTCATTCCAGGTCCAAGTGTCATTGATGGCAAAACCGTCCAGTAATGAACTGGTCTCACCAGTGACACGGAAGTAATAAGTGGCTGTCGCACTGGTGAAGCCACCACCAAACTCAGGTGTCAATTCACCAGATACTTCAAAGGTCACTGCGTAATCACCGGGTTGAGAAAATGCCCAGTTATAATGAGAGTGGGCACCCGCCGGAATGTCATTCAATGCATCTTCTGGTCCGATTCCGTCACCTGTTGCATAATGAACCAATGGAGGAAAGCCTGCCTGCCACATGGTCAGCGTTCCACCGGCATCCACGCCTGTTCCTGTGACTGACACGAGACGCATGTTGATGCGGCCCCGGTTGCTTAGGCCACCGGTAAAAATACCTCTTTCCAGCAATCGAGTGCCAATGCCCAGATATACCTGATCAGCACTAAATACTTCAGGAAAAACCCAAACCGGATCCCCTTCATTCCCAATCAAATTCCATGGTTCTCCTGCCGGGATCACTTGTTTACCTGCATCACCAACTTCAAAGATGATAGAATCCGTCTCCGACCGCTCGTCCGTATCGAAGTTAAGCACATAGGCACGCCAGCCACCGCCATCCGTTTCGTAATTGATAGACAAGTCAAAGTGGCCAGTCGAATGAACTTCCTGCGCCGAAGCAGGCGACAGAAGAAGGATTCCCGGAACCAGAAAATTGAAATACCTGAAGATTTGCATTGGAAAAACCAAAAACGACATCAATAATGCAAATTTTTTGCAATATGCAAATGCAAAAACTTTGCACCAAAGATTTTTTCAGAAAAGCTCTGATAATCGCCTCCCTGTTCCCTACTTCGATACAGGCGCAGGTAGTCATAAATGATGATAGTGAACTTCAGGAACTTGATGAAGTGGAGATGTTTATGATTCAACCAGCCGAGTTAGGGGATAAAATTGATATACCTCGTCATTTTTTAAGCGGAGCTGAACTCGAAAGAAAAGTTGAAGCCTCTCTTGGGGAGACCCTGGCTTGGGAACCTGGCGTTAGTAGCAGCTTTTATGGCCCGGCAGCCAGTCGCCCAATTATCCGCGGCCAAAGTGGTTATCGGGTCGGAATTTACGATGGCGGTGTTGGAACGGGAGATCTATCCAATGCCAGCCCGGATCATGCCGTCAGCATTGAGCCCATGTTCATTGAAGAAATTGAAGTCATCCGCGGGCCAGCGGCATTGCTCTATGGAAGTAATGCGATCGGAGGTGCCGTTGATGTCGTCACCACACACATCCCCAAATCTTCAGCCATTAATCCTGTGTTGGGAGCCGCAGAAGTCAGATACGATACAGTCAATAAAGGTCGAACCGGCATTGTCGCTACCACAGTTGGCGACAATGATTTCACAGTCCAGGCCAATGGACTCTGGCGAAAAACGAGTGATTACAAAATCCCTGGCAAGGCGCGGACAGATGATTATGATTTTAATAACCGTACCCGGCTACCACCTGCTGTCCCACAACCAAGTCCGAATCCGGAAGGCAGCGTACCTAACACACAAAGTGAAACCCAGATGGGCTCGCTGGGCGCGTCGTGGTTCTGGGATCAAGGATGGGTTGGTAGCTCATTCACTGCTTTTAACACTGATTATGGCGTCCCAAGCGATGGTCATGCCCATGGCAATCCCTTCGGAAATTCCAGCTTCGGCCCTGGTCCAAATGATTTTGTAACCATACAAATGAAACAGCGCAAAGGAGATTTAGAGGCAGAACTATGGCCTGAATCTCCATGGCTGGAGGAGCTTTCTCTCCGCACAACCTACTCCGATCTAAAGCAGGATGAATTTGAAGGTGAGTTTTTGGGAAATCATTTCGACGCAGAAACATTCGAAAGCCGAATCGAAGCAGTGATGCCTCAGATCGACGGGTGGAGTGCCGCCGCTGGATTGCAATTCAGTTACTTTGATCTCTTCAACCGCAATATTAGTTACAACACAGGCAGGGCTGACGAAGACCGGCTTTCGACCCGTTCTATCGGTGGAGGTGTTTTCGCACTGACCGAATATGAGACCGGCCCCTGGCAAGTGGAGCTAGGGGCGAGAGGTGATTTCCAACACGCCGAGCGAAGCGACCTATCTAACGTTGAGCGTAATGATACCGCCTACTCTGTCAGTACGGGTGTTTCCTATCGCCTGACTGAGGCGGGCAAGGTCGGCTTGAATCTATCCTACCTTCAGCGTATTCCCACGGCCGACGAACTCTATGTCGAAGCACCTCACGGGGCAATTGGTATTTTCCAGATTCCGAATCCGAATCTTAACAATGAGGAATCATTCGGCCTTGATCTGTTTCTGGAAAAAGACCTTGGCATCTGGACATTCATCGCCACTGGGTTCTTTAGACATTTCGACAACTACATTTTTTTGGAAAACCAAGGATTCGAGGTCGATGGCTTGTCAGCTTATCGCTATGTCCAAAGACAAGCTAACTTCGTTGGTGCAGAACTTGAATCAGCTTGGCGACTTCTCGAAAGACAAAATCAACTTCTAACATTTACCGCATTATGGGATGTAGTTTATGGAACGGATACAACGCGACACCAACCCCTGCCCCGCATTCCTCCGATGCGTCTGGGTGGTCGTTTCGATTACACTCTTGGCAATTGGGAATTAGGTATAGGATTAAGGCATGCCTTTGCCCAAAACCGCGTTCCGCAAGCCGTCTTTGGGACATTGGAGTATCAATCACCAACCGCATCCTACACTTTTCTCGATGCCAACATCGCCTATACCTTATCCATTGAAAAAGTGATCATGCGAATATTTATAAATGGGACCAATCTGACTAATGCCGAAGGCCGTAACGCCGCCTCTTTCCTTAAAGATATTGCTCCTCTTCCCGGTCGTAATATCACAGTTGGTTTAAACGTAGAGTTTTAAATAGAACCTCAAACTTGACTCCTCTATCCCTTGCTAGTGATCTTATAAGAGATGATTTTAACTGACACAGATGATTTGATTAAGCGCTGCCGCGATGCAGGTATGCGCTCAACAAAATTATTACGTGCAGCATTGGAATTGCTTTCTCAAACCGATTCTCCAGTCAGTATTCAGCAGTGTACTGAGATGAGTGAAGAGCTCGGCGCCTGCGACCAGGTCACGATCTATCGACTCTTTGAGCGTTTGGAAAAAGTTGGTATCGCTCGACGGATTGGCCTTCATGAACGGGCGGCCCATTTCATTCTGACGGATAGCTTTCACCATCGACACTTTGTCTGCTGCACGAGCTGTGGCAGTGTCCGGGCTCTGACCGATCATTGCACGCTTGGGCACATGGAGGAACATATCGCTGAAGAGACTGGCTACCAAAAGCTCTACCATGAACTGGTTTTTTACGGTGTCTGCCCCAAATGTTCTGACGCAGCTTAGCCATGGTATTCTCGTGACGCCTTCTTTTGACAGAATTAGGGTTACTACAAATCCTGATCAAATCAGGTAATTCTGCCAAAAAATCACTATCAAGAAGACTGAGGAAAGCATTGATTTTCCTGGTCTGACACTTCATTTTCCGCTGCCTTGGAAAAAGAAGCTAACAGTTGGGATGCAAAGCAAAGCGAGGACTATTACGGACTACGCCGATGGGGCGGTGGTCATTTCTCCGCTGATGAAAAAGGATTCGTATGCGCTCACCCAGCTGGTGATGGCCGAAGAATCCAGCTGATGGAAGTTATCGAAGAGGCAATGGAATCGGGTCTCAAACCACCCATGACCATTCGTATTCAAGATCTACTTCGCCACCGTGTGGAACTCCTTGCCGGCGCCTTTGCCAATGCGATTGAAGGTGAAAAGTATGCTGGCCGTTACCGAGGTGTTTTTCCAATTAAAGTGAACCAGCTCCGTGAAGTCGTTGAAGAAATTCGTGATGCCGGAGAACCACTTGGTTTTGGACTGGAGGCCGGCAGCAAACCTGAACTCCTCATCGCCCTGGCACTTTCGGAGAAGGCTGGCTCACTTTTGATCTGCAACGGCTATAAGGACCCAGCCTATATCCGACTCGCTTTGTTAGGGACACAACTTGGGCGTGAAGTCATCCTAGTTGTTGAGCAACCCTCTGAAGCCGATGCGATTATCAAAGTCGCTCAGGAGATCGGTGTGACTCCAAAACTTGGTATTCGATTGAAACTCCACAGCAATGGCGAGGGTAAGTGGAAGAACAGCAGTGGCGACGATGCCAAGTTTGGACTCAGCATTAGTGAGGTCATGACTGTTCTGAAAAAACTGCAGAAAGCTCGTCTGTCCGATGCACTGAAATTGATTCATTTCCACATCGGATCTCAGGTAACCGATATTCTGGCCATCAAACGTGCTGTTGTTGAAGCAGCACGCTATTACTGCGAACTCAGAAAACTGGGGCATCCGATTCAGTATCTGGATGTCGGTGGCGGACTTGGAATTGACTACGACGGCAGTCGTTCCAATTTCGAAAGCTCAATGAACTACTCTTTGCCCGAGTATGCCCGGGATGTAGTCTTTAACATCAAGAAAGTCTGTGAACAGGCTGAAGTGCCGGAACCGGATATTCTTTCGGAAAGCGGACGAGCGCTCGTAGCGCCTCACTCTGTCCTGGTATTGGAAGTCGTGGATCGTATTGCAAAAGTCCCCGAAGGACCATTACCACGCAAAACCAAGCGAACCAACCACGTGATCAAGGACTTGCTTTACACACTGGAGGAAAGCAAGAAACACAGTCAATTGGAGCGCTTTCACGACGCGCAGCAGAAACGAGCTGAGGCCGAATCGCTTTTTACTCACGGCTATCTCGATCTCAAAAACACGGCGATAGCGGAAGAACTTTATTGGCGCATTTGTGATGACATCCGTCAAAACCTGAAGCGAGATGGTTACATACCGGAGGAATTGGAGGATCTCGATACACTATTAGCAGAGCAATATGTCTGTAATTTCTCAGTCTTCCAAAGCCTCCTTGATCATTGGGCCTTAGGGCAGCTTTTCCCAGTTGCCCCTCTGCACCGTCTACAGGAAGAACCAACCACTGAAGCGACTTTGGTCGATATTACCTGCGATAGTGACGGCAAAATTGCAAAATTCACTGATTTGGAGGATGTTCGTCCTACCCTGCGACTTCATCCGGTCGAACCTGGCAAACCCTATTATCTGGGAGTCTTTCTAGTCGGAGCCTATCAGGATATCATGGGAGACTTGCACAACCTTTTTGGACGTGTGAATGAAGTGCACGTATTTCTCGAGGATGACGAAGAAAATGGATTCTACATCGAAGAAACAATCGATGGCTTCAGCACCAATGAGATTCTCGACCTGATTCAATACAAGGAATCAGATCTGATGCGTCGGATGAAGACCCAGATCGATACTGCAATTAAGAATGATACGGTCAAACCCCGTGAAGGTGTCCGCCTGCTCAATCTTTTCTCGGAACAGCTAAAAGCCAAAACCTACCTGGATACAAGTTCTTCAAAAACGAGAACCCGCCGTAATAAGGCAAGATGACGAGTCAATTCAGGCACTGAGGTAATCACTGACCTTTGATTCAAAGGGCGTACTATTCGACTTCTCAATATTTTCGGGGCGATGTTTGCAACTCAAGCAAACCCCCTCAACGGCATCACCAAAGATTTCAGTCCTCAAACGCTCAAATTCATGATCAATGAAGCGGGCAATGCTGAAATCCTCTTCTTCTAGATCGTGATGTTGAACATCATCAGGTGGTGTACTGCCAATGAGAACGTGGTATAAGTAGGTATTCCAAAGATGCTCAGGGGCGATCTCTTTAAACAATTGAACAAAATCTAAAACCTTCTTGTGGAAATGCACCTCTTCCCACTCGTACAAGAATTCGAGTTTCTCTCTATAGGTAGCCATGCGATCGGGTAGTTTTAAAGCCAGGCGCTTCATAGGGGGTATACTTGGTTTGATCGGTAATGTATCTAGTAGCTTAATGTGTTTTGTTCCATTTGCGTGAAAATTTCAAAAAATTCGTTTGGAATGCATTTCTGGTGAAGAATTTGATCGTTTACGGTAACCATGGGTATTGCTTGAAATCCGGAGGGCGTTTTTCATTCCAGGCGGCACGCCCTTCATCTCCCTGTTCTGTTAAATAATAAAGCAAAGTCGCATTGCCTGCCAG
The Rubellicoccus peritrichatus DNA segment above includes these coding regions:
- a CDS encoding Fur family transcriptional regulator, with protein sequence MILTDTDDLIKRCRDAGMRSTKLLRAALELLSQTDSPVSIQQCTEMSEELGACDQVTIYRLFERLEKVGIARRIGLHERAAHFILTDSFHHRHFVCCTSCGSVRALTDHCTLGHMEEHIAEETGYQKLYHELVFYGVCPKCSDAA
- a CDS encoding TonB-dependent receptor, producing the protein MQMQKLCTKDFFRKALIIASLFPTSIQAQVVINDDSELQELDEVEMFMIQPAELGDKIDIPRHFLSGAELERKVEASLGETLAWEPGVSSSFYGPAASRPIIRGQSGYRVGIYDGGVGTGDLSNASPDHAVSIEPMFIEEIEVIRGPAALLYGSNAIGGAVDVVTTHIPKSSAINPVLGAAEVRYDTVNKGRTGIVATTVGDNDFTVQANGLWRKTSDYKIPGKARTDDYDFNNRTRLPPAVPQPSPNPEGSVPNTQSETQMGSLGASWFWDQGWVGSSFTAFNTDYGVPSDGHAHGNPFGNSSFGPGPNDFVTIQMKQRKGDLEAELWPESPWLEELSLRTTYSDLKQDEFEGEFLGNHFDAETFESRIEAVMPQIDGWSAAAGLQFSYFDLFNRNISYNTGRADEDRLSTRSIGGGVFALTEYETGPWQVELGARGDFQHAERSDLSNVERNDTAYSVSTGVSYRLTEAGKVGLNLSYLQRIPTADELYVEAPHGAIGIFQIPNPNLNNEESFGLDLFLEKDLGIWTFIATGFFRHFDNYIFLENQGFEVDGLSAYRYVQRQANFVGAELESAWRLLERQNQLLTFTALWDVVYGTDTTRHQPLPRIPPMRLGGRFDYTLGNWELGIGLRHAFAQNRVPQAVFGTLEYQSPTASYTFLDANIAYTLSIEKVIMRIFINGTNLTNAEGRNAASFLKDIAPLPGRNITVGLNVEF
- the yajC gene encoding preprotein translocase subunit YajC; translated protein: MSFNHLINSISPLVAQAEGAPPGMGMNFIVLILLFAGMWFLIIAPQRKKQKEHDALVKALKSGDSVVTSGGIYGSVINVKSDRIILKIAENTKIELAKNAVATVIRKEDASDSSKAAKDK
- a CDS encoding choice-of-anchor M domain-containing protein — translated: MQIFRYFNFLVPGILLLSPASAQEVHSTGHFDLSINYETDGGGWRAYVLNFDTDERSETDSIIFEVGDAGKQVIPAGEPWNLIGNEGDPVWVFPEVFSADQVYLGIGTRLLERGIFTGGLSNRGRINMRLVSVTGTGVDAGGTLTMWQAGFPPLVHYATGDGIGPEDALNDIPAGAHSHYNWAFSQPGDYAVTFEVSGELTPEFGGGFTSATATYYFRVTGETSSLLDGFAINDTWTWNEWFGSFVAGAYPWVYNEIQGWWYFTNANETSAFVWDSEIGWLWVSSELYPALYSFSREAWIEYGLFQDDFRWFYQDGPGWFTAPQS
- the secD gene encoding protein translocase subunit SecD translates to MKGSIIWKLVITACIVAWAVLNLVPVQDTPFEEFIETRPTANVSEFNALLERARERVADKKAPSLFIAIRDIAQEEQIDLYGTYFQDINLIDVKNLQKRNNILMDVLLQESQGKLKKGLDLQGGVAVTFRINEDATNPGEAESRLEDAVDIMSERVNGLGVAEPIIRPVPPNGIEIQLPGINLEDNPDIIKNFQRPARLEFRKVHTFQRPGPTDRPGDIKSLSVNPMDPNSPVAAYEVMILEEEDRDTGEIEETRYFVKKIPEATGSIIDSSFPTLGPTGQWAISVDMTSDGGDVFADITREMHASDQQLQQYGVRALLASVLDGKLYSAVGLSEGPILNGSAQITGNFSQREAVELSNVLNNPLEYELVLDEMYEVGPSLAEDARDASINAAIWGSSAVIVFMLIYYVFAGLVAVLSVILNLLIVLGILASVGATLTLPGVAALVLTIGMAVDANILIFERIREELRTGKSARNALQSGYEKALSTIVDANVTTMITALILIIFGREAVKGFGVTLAIGIGSSVFAALIISRCLLEIIVSIGAKKLLPFTLFKPTKIQFLKFRVPAFVTSWIIVLIGIGAIVTHSGSILGKDFKGGAEVKLEFNQDAKDQLSISRILEVADENDLGEVQPVFQKLIGDNKERLSIQMDLEKDRSDQVVEVMKAAFPDAELKVVETSIIGASVSKAVQLNALKSVVIALIAILLYVAIRFEVGYGVGAVVATVHDVLMSIGIYVILGQVLGIGAGQFSAPMVAAILMILGYSINDTIVVFDRIREELELNPEMKLFDVVNLAINRTLSRTLLTSVTTLVAATSLWVFGEGIVTDFALIFIIGILTGTFSSIFIASPVFYAWHKGNRKSVTEGETKRPTYEWESTSQKARKPVKS
- a CDS encoding choice-of-anchor M domain-containing protein; its protein translation is MKPMKYTQLLAGSVSALIAISVAVAEDEHEESIYLDEGELDIAVVYHADESALEFAIFAEHEDEHGHDEDEDGHEDEDEEHDEGEEHDEGEEHDEDEEHEEGEEHDHEEGEEHEHGEGLEPADVVIIADGDSRFVLPDSGEFSFLGEAGSVFYILPQDPTAGPAAPGIAMEFESGIFDKDEVYVRLRGFELSTLSNLATVSESGEDETSWFSVYTVDGFGAVNVIFTDGDNSSNDNIYFGTAESHQHMYWAFRSPGIYKLTFEAGGTLVADGSAIESEAIEITFHVGEGISFLREVDDFSGGWATTDGFGSVYTSEFPWMFSGLLGWFYAEGEGGDNMTVFSGALKEWLHTNPDIAPWHFHYGNDEWIFIVEVPGAGSFYWSSSTQTWLPISE
- the speA gene encoding biosynthetic arginine decarboxylase, whose product is MEKEANSWDAKQSEDYYGLRRWGGGHFSADEKGFVCAHPAGDGRRIQLMEVIEEAMESGLKPPMTIRIQDLLRHRVELLAGAFANAIEGEKYAGRYRGVFPIKVNQLREVVEEIRDAGEPLGFGLEAGSKPELLIALALSEKAGSLLICNGYKDPAYIRLALLGTQLGREVILVVEQPSEADAIIKVAQEIGVTPKLGIRLKLHSNGEGKWKNSSGDDAKFGLSISEVMTVLKKLQKARLSDALKLIHFHIGSQVTDILAIKRAVVEAARYYCELRKLGHPIQYLDVGGGLGIDYDGSRSNFESSMNYSLPEYARDVVFNIKKVCEQAEVPEPDILSESGRALVAPHSVLVLEVVDRIAKVPEGPLPRKTKRTNHVIKDLLYTLEESKKHSQLERFHDAQQKRAEAESLFTHGYLDLKNTAIAEELYWRICDDIRQNLKRDGYIPEELEDLDTLLAEQYVCNFSVFQSLLDHWALGQLFPVAPLHRLQEEPTTEATLVDITCDSDGKIAKFTDLEDVRPTLRLHPVEPGKPYYLGVFLVGAYQDIMGDLHNLFGRVNEVHVFLEDDEENGFYIEETIDGFSTNEILDLIQYKESDLMRRMKTQIDTAIKNDTVKPREGVRLLNLFSEQLKAKTYLDTSSSKTRTRRNKAR